Sequence from the Nocardia brasiliensis genome:
CGGCGGCACCTCCAGCACAGGCGATACGTCCGGCACCGACGGCACCTCCAGCACAGGCGATACGTCCAGCACAGGCGGCACCTCCAGCACAGGCGATACGTCCAGCACAGGCGGCACCTCCAGCACAGGCGATACGTCCAGCACAGGCGGCACCTCCAGCACGAGGAGCACGTCCAGCGTGAGCGAGCCGACCAGCACGAGCGCCGTACCCACCGTGAGCAGAACGACCGGCACCAACGGCACCTCCAACACGAGCGGGACCTCCAGCGCAGGCGGCACCGCCAACACAAGCGGCACCTCCAGCGGCAACGAGGCGAGCGAGGTACGCAACGCAACACAAGCAGCACCCACCACCGGCACATCCAGCGCACGCAGCGCACACATCGAGAACAGCGCAACAGACACCGACAAGCCGACCAACACGAGCGCCGTGCACACCGTGCGCACAACGACCGGCACCAACGGCACCCCCAACACAAGCAGCAACGAGGCGAGCGACCTACGCAACGCAACACAAGCAGCACCCACCACCGACACATCCAGCACGCGCAGCGCACACATCGAGAACAACGCGACAGACGCGGGCGAGCCGATAACCGCGAGCGGTGTGCCCAATGCGAACCGCCCCACCGGCGCGAGTAGGCCGAGCAGCGCGAACAGCACGGCCAGTGCGAGCGGAGCGGCGACCTCGACCAGCGCGGCGGGCGCGAGTAGTACGTTCGCTTCGGGCGGTGCGAGCGGCGTTGGCGGGCCTGCGGGCTCGGGCCGTGCGAACACAATGTCCGACCCGTCTGGCGTGCGCGGTGCGAGCGGGGTGACCAGCCCGCATGGATCGGCCAGCGCGAGTGGTACGCCTGGCCTTGCCAACGCGGACGCCGCTTCTGCCACGCGCGGTGCCGGCGCGGGGACCAACGCGAGCAGTGCCAGCGAGGCGACCAACGCGCGCGGTGCTGGCGAGGCGACCAACGCGCGCGGTGCTGGCGGGACGACCAACGCGAGTAGTGCCAGCGAGGCGAGCAACGCGCGCGGTGGCGGTGGGGCTAGCAACGCGCGTGGCGCTGGCGAGGCGACCGACGCGAGTAGTGCCAGCGAGGCGACCAACGCGCGCGGTGCTGGCGAGGCGACCAACGCGAGTGGCGCCGATGGGCCGAGCAACGCGAGTGGCGCTGGCGGGGCGAGCAATTCGACCGGCACGGATGGGACGGACGAGCACGCCGGTGGGGTGGACGGAGCGGGCTCGAGCGGTAGGGCGCGGCGGGCTCGGGCCAGGCGGGCCCGAATTCGGGCGCGCAAACATCAAGAAGCAAACACAGAATCGGAGCAATAGTCGTGAATGAGCCGAGTCGTATCGATGTTCGTACCGCCGACCCGTATCCGGTGATCATCGGCCGCGGGTTGCTCGGTGAACTCGTCGAGTCGGTCAACGGCGCGGCGAAGGGCGTGCGGACGGTGGCGATCTTCCATCAGCCGCCGCTCGCCGAGACCGCCGAGGCGGTGCGGAAGTCGTTGGCCGACACCGGCCTCGACGCGCACCGCATCGAGATCCCGGACGCGGAGGCGGGCAAGGAGCTGGCCGTCGCCGGGTTCTGCTGGGAGGTGCTCGGCCGAATCGGCCTGACCCGCAACGATGTCGTGGTGAGCCTCGGCGGTGGCGCGGCCACCGACCTGGCCGGCTTCGTCGCCGCCACCTGGATGCGCGGCGTCCAGATCGTGCACGTGCCGACCACGTTGCTGGCGATGGTGGACGCCGCGGTCGGCGGCAAGACCGGCATCAACACCGAGGCGGGCAAGAACCTCGTCGGTTGTTTCCACGAGCCTGCCGCCGTGCTCGTCGATCTGGCGACGCTGGAGACGGTGCCGCGCAACGAGATCGTCGCGGGCATGGCCGAGATCATCAAGGCGGGCTTCATCGCCGACCCGGTGATCCTGGACCTGGTGGAGCGCGACCCGGAGGCGGCGCTCGACCCGAAGGGTGCGGTGCTGCCCGAGCTGATCCGGCGCGCGATCCAGGTGAAGGCCGACGTCGTCGCGGCCGATCTGAAGGAGTCGAGCCTGCGCGAGATCCTCAACTACGGCCACACCCTCGCGCACGCCATCGAGCGCCGCGAGCGCTACCGGTGGCGCCACGGTGCCGCCGTCTCCGTCGGCCTCGTTTTCGCCGCCGAACTCGGCCGGCTCGCGGGCCGCCTCGACGACGCCACCGCCGACCGGCACCGCGCCGTGCTCGAAAGTGTCGGTCTGCCGGTCGGTTACGACGCCGACGCCCTCCCGCAGCTGCTGGGCTCCATGCAGACCGACAAGAAGACCCGCTCGGGCGTGCTGCGCTTCGTCGTCCTGGATGGTCTCGCCAAGCCCGGCCGCCTCGAAGGCCCCGACCCCACCCTGCTCGCCGCCGCCTACTCCGCGATCGCTCGCGAAGGCACCCCGAACACCGGCGGCATCCTGCTGTAGTCCGGTCACCGCGCACGAACCGCACCACGCGCAAAGGATCGTCGACAGATCGCGCGCGGCACAGTGCACGCGGCATCGACACAAGCAAAAGCGGCGCACCCCGATAACCCGGGGTGCGCCGCTTCTCTTCCGTCCTACCTGGGAATCCAGAGGTCGTAGCGGCCGTTGCCGTCGTTGCGCAGGACACACTCGCCCGGCTTACCCCAATCGTTCTTGTTCTTCAGGCAGTACGACAGGCTGACGTTCGAGCCGGCGGGCACACACACCCAGTTCCAGTGCGGCGCGTTCGACGCACACCCGTTCTGAGCACTCGCCTGCCCCGCGAACACGACCGCGGTCGCGGCAATCGACATCGCAGCGGCCACCCCAATGCGCAATATCATGAACCCTGCCCTCCCCATATGAAACCCACTGAACTACAACAGATTATCGACCATCTCCACCGAACAGCAGCCCGCCGACCTCAATGGCACAAAGTTGGCAGCCCGCCCCCAACACAGCACCACTCAAGCCAACGAGCCCCCAGACCGACAGCCCACCACCGCAGCCAGCACCCGCCTCACAGCACCGCACCCGACCTCACACAACGCCGCCCCACCACCACGTCCGAGCCCACACTTCACCCCACGCCACACCCGCCGCAGCACTCGACCTCACACAACACCCCGCCCACACCACGTCCCACCCCGCACTTCACCCACACCACGCCCACGTCGCACCCGCCGCACCTGACGCAGCACCCGACCTCACACAACTCCCCGCCCACACCACGTCCGACCCCGCACTTCACCCACGCCACGCCCACGTCGCACCGCGCCCCACCTGACACAGCACCTCACGCCACGCCTGACACAGCACGTCATCCCATGAGCGCACGCACCTTCCCTCGTGATCCGCCACGGCCCCTGCCAACGACACGGAGACGGCGACATCACAGCCGAAAAGTCCGCTACGCGGGCGTCTCCGACCCCAGATCACCATCCACGACTCGGTCAACCGATCACCAGGTAATGGTGGCGGCATCGACCGAGAGACCCCCGCCACCATTACCTGGTGATCAACCGCCCAACTCATACGAACGCCCACCTCAACCAGCGCCCACCTCAGGCAGCACCCACCTCAGGCAGCGCCCACCTCAGGCAGCGCCCACCTCAGGCAGCACCCACCTCAGGCAGCACCCACCTCAGGCAGCGCCCACCTCAGGCAGCGCCCACCTCAGGCAGCGCCCACCTCAGGCGCTTGCGCGCCTTCGTTCAGGGTTGGCCAAGGGTTTCCCTCGCTGGTGAGCGGACTGTGCACGGAGAAACCCGGGTCTCGTGGCCGAGGCGTCCGGGGTTAGGGCACTTTCGATGCGCGGCGTGACGCCTCGAGTCGTGGTCAATTGATCAGGAGGAAGTGGTGGCGGCATCGGCCGAGAGGCTGCCGCCACCAGTTCCTCCTGATCAATAGTCCAGATCGGATGGGCACGTGGGCACGCGTGCTGATCGGAAGGTGTGATACCCGAAAAGGGAAACGCGCGTCGAGAGTTCGGCCGCGAGCCTGGGACGCCTCGCTCCAGGCGAAATGCCACGTCAGGTGACGCGCAACCTCAGGCGACGCGCGGCTTCAAGCGACGCGCGATCGCAAGCGGCACGACCTCAAGCGACGCCCAACCCCAAGCGACTCACGACCCCAACGAAACACAACCCCAAACGACACACAACCCCAGGCGACGCGCGGCCTTGAGCGACACACGACCCGCAGGCCTAAGCCACTGCGGGCATCGTCGCATCAGATGATGCATTTCAAGGGAGTCGCGCTCGGCTAGTAGTCAGACAAGGTCGCACATCACCTTGACGAACGATCAGGTTCAGGCGGGCGTGCTTACCGGGGACTCCGCAGCGGAGTGCTTTTCTGCTCGGCGGTCGGCCAGGGCGCGGCCGACGCCGACGCCGATGAGGGCGGGGATGAAGACCAGCAGGACGATGAAGGCTGCGCCCGCGGTGAGTTCGAACAGCAGGCCGTTGTCGCCGAGGTCGAATTTGGGCAGCCAGTCGAGGATCCAGGCGGCGAGGCCGCTGCCGAGGCCTGCCGCGGCGGCGGCCTTCAACCATTGCAGGGTCAGGTCGGTGCCGTAGTCGGGGTTGGGGTTGGCCGCGCGATCCGTGCGTCCGTCCGAGAAGCCCCAGTAGACGATGGCTGCCACCAGAATGATCAGGCACAGCGCCCGCATCCAGACCCCGTGGGTCGGCCAGTACACCATCGCGAACCCGAGCACCGCACGCAGGAAGACGACCAGCGCGCCGAGCACGATGGCCCGCAACACCCAAGCATTCATGCGCACCACCATAACCCCGTGCCCCGCCGAACAAAACTAGAACCAGTATCAGTTTTTCGCCGAACCCGGCAAACCCTCCGACCCGACACATCCGGTCGACGCGATGCCACATTCCAGCGCCACCAACGATTCACCACCACACCCATCGACTACACCCACGGAAACCTGCACCCTGAACGTTCAGAACCCAGCACCCACTCGCCCCAACCCCAGAACCACCCAACGCCACCGCCATTCACCACCACACCCGCCAACACCACCGGATTCCCGAACCCCCGAACGTCAGAACCGAGCACCACTCCCCCAACCTCGAAATCACCCGACGCCACCGCCATTCCACACACGGCGCGGACGGCAGTTCCAGCGCCACCAACAATTCACCACCGCACCCACCGACTCATACCCGCGGAAACGCACCTGAACGTCAGGGGCCCAAAACCCGCTCGCCCAACCCCGAAACCACCCAACGCCACCGCCATTCCACACACGGCGCGGACGCCAACACAAAGCTGTTCCCCTGGCTCAACAGCAACCCACTGACCACCGCATATCCAGCCCCAACCACCGGAGCCAGCCACGGTTGCACATCCCGCCGAGCACCCCCGGCATCAGAAGCAACCGCAACCCAAAGCCAAGCAAACCCCCCGAACAGCGGAACCACACCCTGAACATCAGAGCCCAGAACTACACAGACCCCAGTGCCACAGCAATTTCCGCGCAGGGCGCCAGCCGACCGATGAACTGCTCGACCCAGCCGTAAACCTGGTTCAACAGCAACCCACTGACCACCGCATATCCAGCCCCAACCACCGGAGCCAGCCACGGTTACACATCCCGCCGAGCACCCCCGGCATCAGAAGCAACCGCAACCCAAAGCCAAGCAAACCCCCCGAACAGCGGAACCACACCCTGAACATCAGAGCCCAGAACTACACAGACCCCAGTGCCGCAGCCATTTCCGCGCGGGGCGCCAGCCGACCGGTGAACTGCTCGACCTGGCCGTAAGCCTGGTTCAGCAGCATCTGCAATCCGCTGACGACGGTGTGGCCGGCTTGGGTGACGGCCTCGGCCAGGGGTGTCGGCCAGGGGTTGTAGATGGCGTCGAGTACGACGGGGGCGGTGGCTACGGCGGGCGCTACCTGGGCGGCGGCTTCGGCGGGGATGGTGCTCACCACGACGCCCGCGCGCTCGCACAGGCCGACCAGGGCGGCCGGGTCGAACGGGGTGAGGGCGGCGTTCATGCCGAGTCGTTCCGCGAGGTCCAGTGCGCTGCTTGCCCGGCCGGCGTCGCGGGCGATCACGGTGACCGTCTTGGCGCCGAGTTCGGACAGGGCGAGCAGGGCGGGCCGCGCGGTGCCGCCCGCACCGAGCACGACGGCCTCGTCCAGGTCGGTGACTCCGCCGCCGCGCAGCGCGCCGAGCACACCGTCGACGTCGGTGCAGTCGGCCCGCCAGCCGCCGTCGACCCGGACGAGGGTGTTGGCCGAGCCGACCAGTACCGCCCGCTCGGTGCGCTCGTCGGCGTAGGCGAGCGCGACCTCCTTACCCGGCATGGTCACCGAGAGCCCGACCCATTCGGGTCCGAGCCCGTCGACCAGTCCGGGCAGCTGTTCGGCCGTGCATTCGATGCGCTCGTAACTCCAGTCGAGTCCGAGCGCGCGATACGCGGCCAGGTGCAGCTGCGGTGAGCGGGAGTGGGCGATGGGCTTGCCGAGCACCGCCGCTTTGCGTTCAGCGGCCACTGTCGAGGATTCCGCTCGCCTGCGCCTGCTGGATGTAGCGCTGGTGCTGCTTGTAATCATCGGTGAACAGGGTGGTGCCCTGCTTGTCGACGGTCACGAAGTACAGCCACGGCCCCACGTCCGGATTCTCCATGGCGCGCAACGCGTTCAGCGAGGGCGCGGAGATCGGGGTCGCGGGCAGGCCGGTTTTCGCGTAGGTGTTCCACGGCGTCTCCGTGGCCCGGTCGGTGTCGGTGGTCTGCACCTCGGTGCGGTCCAGCGCGTAGTTCACCGTCGAGTCGAACTGCAGCATCTGCGGCACCCGCAGCCGGTTCACGATCACCCGCGCGACCTTGCCCATGTCCTGCGGCTTGGCCTCGCGTTCGACGAGCGACGCGGCGATCAGCGTCTCGTACGGGGTCAGCTTGGTCTCGCCGCCGGACTGCAGCAGACCGGTCGACTCGTAGCTCTTGGCGCTGGCGGTGACGACCTGCCGGATCATCTGCTCCGGCGTGCCGCTCGGATCGAAATCCAGGGTGCCCGCGGCGATCAAGCCCTCCAGCTGCCTGGTTCGGTCCGGGCAGTCCTTGACGCCCTGCGCGGCCCAGGACGGCACGCCGAGCGCGGCGAGGTCGGCACTGGCGCCCGCGGCGTCGAGTTGTTCGTAGGTCGCGCACTTCTGGTTCGGGCCGATGCCGATGCAGCTGGCCTCGGCCATCATCCGATAGATGCCGTCGGTGCGCCGATTGGTGCCCACCTCGTACTGATCGTGCAGCAGTCGCCCCTCGGGAATGACCAGGTTTCCGACCCTGGCCTGCTTACCGACCAGCGCCGCGACCGCCTGCACGGCCGGGCTGCGGGTCGGGATCGCGTAGAAGCCCGGCTGCACCGACTGCATGTTCGAGTTGCGCACGGCCGCCTCGATGAACGCGCCGGTGCTCGCGACGATGCCCTTCTCCTTCATGCTCGCCGCGATCTGCTGTGAGGTGTCGCCGTCGTGCACCTGCACCACGGCCATCGGACCGACCGGCCCGGCGAAATCCTCGGGCGGGCCGAGCTTCTCGATCAGCTTCATGCCCGCGAACACCGCGGCGCCCGCGAACAGCAGCACGAACACGCCTGCGACGAGCCACATGGTCCGCCTGCGCCGCTTACGCTCCTGCGCCTTGCGCGAGGCCGCGCGCGAACGCCTGCCGCGCTGGGCACTGCGCGAACGCCGCGGCGGCTCCTCCGGTTCGTCGTCCTCGTCGTGCTCCACTTCCCGGCGACCGGCGCGGGTCCGCTGCCCGGCCCCGCGCGCCACGGCGGGACGCTGGCGGGTGCGAGGTCGCGGGGCGGGTTCGGGCGGGTCCATGTCGTCGGTGTAGCGCGGGATGACCGTGGTGTCGTCCTCGTAGTCGTCCCAGTCGTCCTGCTCGCGGCCGACCACCCGATTCGTTCTGGCGTGTGTGTCTCTGCTGTTCTGCCCGCCCCAGGCTCGGTCGTCACGCCGGTAACGCCGATCAGCTTCGCGCTGTCGGTACCGTTCCTCGGCCCGCGCCCATCGATCCGTCATGCATCGTCCTCCGACGACACCGCAGCGGACCCTGCGACGCGCCCGAGAGCCTCAGGACGCACCGCTTCACCCGACCTCAACACCGCACTCCGTTCGTCCAACCATCCTTGCAGGATCGAGACGGCTGCCGCCTGATCGATCACCTGCCGCTGGCCACGCGCGCGAACTCCACTGTCCCGCAATGCACGTGCAGCTGACACGGTAGTCAAACGTTCGTCGGAAAGCCGTATAGGCACCGGCGACACGGCGGACCGCAACTGCTCCGCGAACGCGGTGGCAATAGTAGCGGCGCTACCCTTCTCCCCGCGCAGGGTTCGAGGCAGCCCGACGATCACCTCGACGGCCTCGTACTCCCGCACAATCTCAGCAATTCTGGAAATATCGCTTCCGGGCGCGCCGCGACCGCCGCCGCGCGCGTTCGGCTTGGCGCGCGGCACGGTCTCCACCGGCGTGGCGAGGATGCCGTCGGGGTCGCTGGCCGCGATGCCGATGCGGACACTGCCGACATCGACGGCGATCCGCCTGCCACGTCCCGGATCGGTGTCGGGGTGCGGCCGGTCGGTGTCGACGCCCGCCGACCGGCCGGCACCCCCTGCGGAATCGCTGGCCGATGCCATCACTGGGTGAGTTCAGCCACCCGGGTACGGACCGCGGCCAGTCCCGCCGGAATACCCGACGGATCCGACCCGGCGCCCTGCGCCATCTCGGGCTTGCCGCCGCCACGTCCGGCGATGCTCGGCCCGAACGCGGCCACCAGATCCCCGGCCTTGAAACCGAGATCCTGCGCGCCCTTGTTGACGGTCACCACGAACGGCACCTTGCCCTCGGCGTTGCCGAGCAGCACCACCACCGCGGGCTGCGTGCCGAATCGACCGCGAATATCGGTCGCCAGCGTGCGCAGATCACCCGCGGCCACGCCCTCGGGCGCGGCGACGGCGACCAACAGCACCGCACCGATCCGCTCGGCCTCGTCCACGAACTTCCCGGCCGAGGACAACACCGCGGCCATCTTGGTGCGCTCGAGTTCCTTCTCGGCCACCTTCAGCCGCTCCACCAGCTGCTCGACCCGGGCCGGCACCTCGTCGGAAGGCACCTTCAGCGACGCCGCCACACCGGCGAGCAGCGCACGCTCCTTGGCGAGGTACTGGTAGGAGTCCAGGCCGACGAAGGCCTCCACACGCCGGATCCCGCTACCGACCGACGACTCACCGAGCACCGTGATCGGACCGATCTGCGAGGAATGCTGCACGTGCGTACCACCGCACAGCTCCATCGAGAACGGGCCGCCGATCTCCACGACGCGCACCTCGTCGCCGTAGTTCTCGCCGAAGAGCGCCATAGCGCCCATCTCCTTGGCCTTGGTCAGGTCGGTGACGAAGGTGTTCACCGGGAAGTCCGCGCCGACCGCGTCGTTGGACACGGCCTCGATCTCGGACTTCTGCTGCTCGGAAAGCTGCCCCTGCCAATTGAAGTCGAAACGCAGATAACCGGGCTTGTTCAGCGAACCGGCCTGCACCGCGTTCGGGCCGAGCACCTGCCGCAGCGCCGCATGCACCATGTGCGTACCGGAGTGACCCTGCGTCGCACCCCGACGCCAGGCCGGATCCGCTTGCGCGAGAACGGCATCGCCCTCGGTGATCTGGCCCTGCTCGACCGTGGCCTTGTGCACCCACACCTTCTTGGCGATCTTCTGCACATCGTTGACGGTCAGCTTCAGCCCCGAGGCGGTGATGCTGCCACGGTCGGCGATCTGACCACCGGACTCGGCGTAGAGCGGGCTGCGATCGAGAATCACCTCGACGTCCTGACCGGCCTGGGCGACCGGAACCCGCACGCCGTCGGCGATCAGGGCGAGCACGTGCGCCTCGGAGGTCAACTCGTCGAAACCGGTGAACTCGGTGGCACCGCGATCGACCAGTTCCTTGTAGACCGACAGATCCGCGTGCGCGTGCTTGCGGGCCTGGGCGTCGTCCTTGGCGCGCTTGCGCTGCTCGGCCATCAACGACCGGAACCCGTCCTCGTCGACCGAGAGCCCGGCCTCGGCGGCCATCTCCAGGGTGAGATCGATCGGGAAGCCGTAGGTGTCGTGCAGG
This genomic interval carries:
- the aroB gene encoding 3-dehydroquinate synthase, whose product is MNEPSRIDVRTADPYPVIIGRGLLGELVESVNGAAKGVRTVAIFHQPPLAETAEAVRKSLADTGLDAHRIEIPDAEAGKELAVAGFCWEVLGRIGLTRNDVVVSLGGGAATDLAGFVAATWMRGVQIVHVPTTLLAMVDAAVGGKTGINTEAGKNLVGCFHEPAAVLVDLATLETVPRNEIVAGMAEIIKAGFIADPVILDLVERDPEAALDPKGAVLPELIRRAIQVKADVVAADLKESSLREILNYGHTLAHAIERRERYRWRHGAAVSVGLVFAAELGRLAGRLDDATADRHRAVLESVGLPVGYDADALPQLLGSMQTDKKTRSGVLRFVVLDGLAKPGRLEGPDPTLLAAAYSAIAREGTPNTGGILL
- a CDS encoding B-4DMT family transporter, translated to MNAWVLRAIVLGALVVFLRAVLGFAMVYWPTHGVWMRALCLIILVAAIVYWGFSDGRTDRAANPNPDYGTDLTLQWLKAAAAAGLGSGLAAWILDWLPKFDLGDNGLLFELTAGAAFIVLLVFIPALIGVGVGRALADRRAEKHSAAESPVSTPA
- a CDS encoding shikimate dehydrogenase; translation: MAAERKAAVLGKPIAHSRSPQLHLAAYRALGLDWSYERIECTAEQLPGLVDGLGPEWVGLSVTMPGKEVALAYADERTERAVLVGSANTLVRVDGGWRADCTDVDGVLGALRGGGVTDLDEAVVLGAGGTARPALLALSELGAKTVTVIARDAGRASSALDLAERLGMNAALTPFDPAALVGLCERAGVVVSTIPAEAAAQVAPAVATAPVVLDAIYNPWPTPLAEAVTQAGHTVVSGLQMLLNQAYGQVEQFTGRLAPRAEMAAALGSV
- the mltG gene encoding endolytic transglycosylase MltG, with amino-acid sequence MTDRWARAEERYRQREADRRYRRDDRAWGGQNSRDTHARTNRVVGREQDDWDDYEDDTTVIPRYTDDMDPPEPAPRPRTRQRPAVARGAGQRTRAGRREVEHDEDDEPEEPPRRSRSAQRGRRSRAASRKAQERKRRRRTMWLVAGVFVLLFAGAAVFAGMKLIEKLGPPEDFAGPVGPMAVVQVHDGDTSQQIAASMKEKGIVASTGAFIEAAVRNSNMQSVQPGFYAIPTRSPAVQAVAALVGKQARVGNLVIPEGRLLHDQYEVGTNRRTDGIYRMMAEASCIGIGPNQKCATYEQLDAAGASADLAALGVPSWAAQGVKDCPDRTRQLEGLIAAGTLDFDPSGTPEQMIRQVVTASAKSYESTGLLQSGGETKLTPYETLIAASLVEREAKPQDMGKVARVIVNRLRVPQMLQFDSTVNYALDRTEVQTTDTDRATETPWNTYAKTGLPATPISAPSLNALRAMENPDVGPWLYFVTVDKQGTTLFTDDYKQHQRYIQQAQASGILDSGR
- the ruvX gene encoding Holliday junction resolvase RuvX; its protein translation is MASASDSAGGAGRSAGVDTDRPHPDTDPGRGRRIAVDVGSVRIGIAASDPDGILATPVETVPRAKPNARGGGRGAPGSDISRIAEIVREYEAVEVIVGLPRTLRGEKGSAATIATAFAEQLRSAVSPVPIRLSDERLTTVSAARALRDSGVRARGQRQVIDQAAAVSILQGWLDERSAVLRSGEAVRPEALGRVAGSAAVSSEDDA
- the alaS gene encoding alanine--tRNA ligase; the protein is MQTHEIRRRFLDHFVRAGHTEVPSASLILADPNLLFVNAGMVQFVPFFLGQQTPPYATATSVQKCVRTGDIENVGVTTRHNTFFQMAGNFSFGDYFKREAITFAWSLLTNSVEDGGFGFDPQRLWATVYLDDDEAERIWLETGVPAERIQRRGMADNYWSMGIPGPCGPCSEIYFDRGPEYGVEGGPEADEDRYIEIWNLVFMQNERGAGTSKDDYEILGPLPRKNIDTGMGIERVAFLLQGVDNVYETDLLRPIIDKAEQLTGRSYGVAHEDDVRFRVIADHARTGAMLIADGVNPGNDGRGYVLRRLLRRIVRSARLLGAEKPVMGEFMKVVSELMSPSYPELATDFARIETVAVGEETAFLKTLNTGSALFDNTAAAVKAKGSSTIAGSDAFTLHDTYGFPIDLTLEMAAEAGLSVDEDGFRSLMAEQRKRAKDDAQARKHAHADLSVYKELVDRGATEFTGFDELTSEAHVLALIADGVRVPVAQAGQDVEVILDRSPLYAESGGQIADRGSITASGLKLTVNDVQKIAKKVWVHKATVEQGQITEGDAVLAQADPAWRRGATQGHSGTHMVHAALRQVLGPNAVQAGSLNKPGYLRFDFNWQGQLSEQQKSEIEAVSNDAVGADFPVNTFVTDLTKAKEMGAMALFGENYGDEVRVVEIGGPFSMELCGGTHVQHSSQIGPITVLGESSVGSGIRRVEAFVGLDSYQYLAKERALLAGVAASLKVPSDEVPARVEQLVERLKVAEKELERTKMAAVLSSAGKFVDEAERIGAVLLVAVAAPEGVAAGDLRTLATDIRGRFGTQPAVVVLLGNAEGKVPFVVTVNKGAQDLGFKAGDLVAAFGPSIAGRGGGKPEMAQGAGSDPSGIPAGLAAVRTRVAELTQ